One Mesomycoplasma molare genomic window carries:
- the mobL gene encoding relaxase MobL, with protein sequence MSKSALLVFKKFYSIKRSKEKNYYFCKTKKNIINYITRESASYRHDLNEVYFNQELANGKVYSEILNNGLKANENDNSGLFWILAKNKFKNIDNKDAIKIMQNLEEEQIVWDMELSFESTFLEKHKIFSQNNFMEVVSEYFPDFLKRQGLEIEKVNLFASVHVNTKNPHIHLVFAEKEKTRLVKNKQTNEFELRWRQQGKIKFDEIRSFGKYLETKMNEKNNKEIIYKQKKDIWDIKNDYRLIYKNDFKNILKLDLARDNLKILKQIASKKNKSYVRLDESEKKFIDQLTQELTKNSSELEELKNLFFKKIDQLLVSEEEKQLFLNKEIDSLNNQIANFTIKELSNEYWELQKNNNSLNHLTHLKHLQMQNNNFSSENFIKKQKHKLPYHIYKIKNSWEKGFNTTSTLFERN encoded by the coding sequence ATGTCTAAGAGTGCTTTATTAGTGTTTAAAAAGTTTTATTCTATAAAACGATCAAAAGAAAAGAATTATTATTTTTGTAAAACTAAGAAAAATATTATTAATTACATTACAAGAGAAAGTGCGTCTTATCGTCATGATCTAAATGAAGTTTATTTTAATCAAGAATTAGCAAATGGTAAAGTTTATAGCGAAATATTAAATAATGGTTTAAAAGCTAATGAAAATGATAATTCCGGCTTATTTTGAATTTTGGCTAAAAATAAATTTAAAAATATTGATAATAAAGATGCGATAAAAATAATGCAAAACTTAGAAGAAGAACAAATTGTTTGAGATATGGAATTATCGTTTGAAAGCACTTTTTTAGAAAAACATAAGATTTTTTCCCAAAATAATTTTATGGAAGTTGTTAGCGAATACTTTCCAGACTTTTTAAAAAGACAAGGTTTAGAAATTGAAAAAGTAAATTTATTTGCTTCAGTTCATGTAAATACTAAAAATCCACATATTCATCTAGTTTTTGCTGAAAAAGAAAAAACTAGATTAGTAAAAAACAAACAAACTAATGAGTTTGAACTACGATGAAGACAACAAGGAAAAATAAAATTTGATGAAATCAGAAGTTTTGGAAAATATTTAGAAACCAAAATGAATGAAAAAAATAATAAAGAAATTATTTATAAGCAAAAAAAAGATATTTGAGATATTAAAAATGATTATCGTTTAATTTATAAAAATGATTTTAAAAATATATTGAAACTTGATTTAGCTAGAGACAATTTAAAAATACTTAAACAAATAGCTTCAAAGAAAAATAAATCATATGTTAGATTGGATGAATCAGAAAAAAAATTTATAGATCAACTAACGCAAGAATTAACAAAAAATAGTTCAGAATTAGAAGAATTAAAAAATTTATTTTTTAAAAAGATTGATCAACTTTTAGTTTCAGAAGAAGAAAAACAACTTTTCTTAAACAAGGAAATTGATTCATTAAATAATCAAATCGCCAATTTTACAATTAAAGAATTATCAAATGAATATTGAGAATTACAAAAAAATAATAATTCTTTAAATCATTTAACCCATTTAAAACATTTACAAATGCAAAATAATAATTTTTCAAGCGAGAATTTTATTAAAAAACAAAAACATAAACTTCCATATCATATTTATAAAATCAAAAATTCATGAGAAAAAGGATTTAACACTACATCAACACTATTTGAAAGGAACTAA
- a CDS encoding MAG0490 family ComEA-like DNA-binding protein — translation MIKKIKLIIFILLIVSISSGAFLFFKQEQKQIEQSQTIFIKVSGAVNYSGVLPFKKGVKLREVFFKFFLKSNADISSFDLEEKIFENKNFFIQEKKENKKSILDVNEKDLEKISIREKIIVKLMEFILKNKGNKVTWEDFLKIPGIGEKTLNLLKKEFTI, via the coding sequence ATGATTAAAAAAATAAAATTAATAATATTTATTTTACTTATTGTGTCAATTTCTAGTGGAGCTTTTTTATTTTTTAAACAAGAACAAAAACAAATTGAACAATCACAAACTATTTTTATAAAAGTATCAGGGGCTGTAAATTATAGTGGAGTTTTACCTTTTAAAAAAGGAGTTAAGTTAAGGGAAGTATTTTTCAAATTTTTCCTTAAATCAAATGCTGATATTTCTTCTTTTGACTTGGAAGAAAAAATATTTGAAAATAAAAATTTTTTTATTCAAGAAAAGAAAGAAAATAAGAAAAGTATTCTTGATGTAAATGAAAAAGATCTAGAAAAAATTTCAATCAGAGAAAAGATTATTGTTAAATTAATGGAATTTATTTTAAAAAACAAAGGAAATAAAGTAACATGAGAGGATTTTTTAAAAATACCAGGAATTGGGGAAAAAACTTTAAACCTTTTAAAGAAAGAATTCACTATTTAA
- the holA gene encoding DNA polymerase III subunit delta gives MYFFYGNEEFLINKEIKKIINKNKNYKVIYLNDSSEEEIIEKINEKNLFSEKEIIVIKNKDFFLKNSPNFNNHINDFINENNNKDKIVIFYLNVEKTEKKVFSSHLFKLLISLPNRKQFNKISDKEKSEYIKKIVQFKNGKISEIDAIKLSLILPNDLYTISYEIDKLLNYDSEINSENIDNLAYHFNLESDFAIIDSLLKMDYFEMKSTFLKKISQGIGVNNLISQIFSFLNIIFASNLYKDKKMDDKTLSEIINVHPFRLKKAKEFLKKNNIEIINKMISKLSEIDFNIKNGTLKEEEGFEKFLFLIFELNNKF, from the coding sequence GTGTATTTTTTTTACGGAAATGAAGAATTTTTAATAAATAAAGAAATTAAAAAAATAATTAATAAAAATAAAAATTATAAAGTAATTTACTTAAATGATAGTAGTGAAGAAGAAATTATAGAAAAAATTAATGAAAAAAATTTATTTTCCGAAAAAGAAATAATAGTTATAAAAAATAAGGATTTTTTTTTAAAAAATAGCCCTAATTTTAATAATCATATAAATGATTTTATAAACGAAAATAACAATAAAGATAAAATAGTAATTTTTTATTTAAACGTAGAAAAAACAGAGAAAAAAGTTTTTTCTAGTCACTTATTTAAACTTCTTATTTCTTTACCGAATCGAAAACAATTTAATAAAATTAGTGATAAGGAAAAATCTGAATACATTAAAAAGATTGTTCAATTTAAAAATGGGAAAATAAGCGAAATTGATGCTATTAAACTTTCTTTAATTTTACCCAATGATCTTTATACAATTTCGTATGAAATAGATAAATTATTAAACTATGACAGTGAAATTAATTCAGAAAATATTGATAATTTAGCATATCATTTTAACCTTGAAAGCGATTTTGCTATAATAGATTCTCTTTTAAAAATGGATTATTTCGAAATGAAAAGTACTTTTTTAAAAAAAATTTCACAAGGAATAGGTGTTAATAATTTGATATCACAAATATTTTCGTTTTTAAACATAATTTTTGCATCTAATTTGTATAAAGATAAAAAAATGGATGATAAAACTTTATCGGAAATAATAAACGTTCATCCATTTAGATTAAAGAAAGCGAAAGAATTTTTAAAGAAAAATAATATAGAAATAATAAATAAAATGATATCAAAATTATCAGAAATAGATTTCAATATAAAAAATGGTACATTAAAAGAAGAAGAGGGGTTTGAAAAATTTTTGTTTTTAATTTTTGAATTAAATAACAAATTTTAA
- a CDS encoding MAG0480 family ComEC-like protein gives MRGFFKNTRNWGKNFKPFKERIHYLICYIIYFIFSILTFLFKIYSFSLVNFSILILFLIKREYKKIWILIIISCFSFLKIYMDEQILENEEIDISNIKFTKVAKNNYIFLINGKNVLIQNYNIEENYSYILKGKISKIEYKNYKLSWYLFLKSKNIVYEMKSIEFINKFSRIDNILFRIKNFISSGKENYKKIIPLLLISENNYDQSSVVEKLKSISIYHLFVISGFHITLISKLLKKILTFIKLDFFYSLFIWILFVLFYLLILNFAISALRAFIFLLFLEINGKLLKNKFSKIEILLFTALLFIFVNFYIIFSFSFILTFLITLNILYILEFNIKSKLLNTFFISFTSSFLSYFILNLTKKYDYNVLSTFNSIIFSWIVSLFYAISIFLIFWKDFLNYLSWLFLKLIDYYINFQVFLKINLDFLFFLNIIFIYFVSLESIRIKIFNNYKIFTYKE, from the coding sequence ATGAGAGGATTTTTTAAAAATACCAGGAATTGGGGAAAAAACTTTAAACCTTTTAAAGAAAGAATTCACTATTTAATTTGTTATATAATTTATTTTATCTTTTCAATTTTAACTTTTTTATTTAAGATATACTCTTTTTCTTTAGTGAATTTTTCGATACTTATCCTTTTCTTGATAAAGAGAGAATACAAAAAAATTTGAATTCTAATTATTATTAGTTGTTTTTCTTTTTTAAAAATATATATGGATGAACAAATTCTAGAAAACGAGGAAATTGATATTAGTAATATAAAGTTTACTAAAGTCGCAAAAAATAATTATATATTTTTAATTAATGGAAAAAATGTATTAATACAAAATTACAATATAGAAGAAAATTATAGTTATATTTTAAAAGGAAAAATATCAAAAATTGAATATAAAAATTACAAATTATCATGATATTTGTTTTTAAAATCTAAAAATATTGTTTATGAAATGAAGTCAATAGAATTTATAAATAAATTTAGTAGAATAGATAATATTTTGTTTAGGATTAAAAATTTTATTTCTTCAGGTAAAGAAAATTATAAAAAAATTATTCCTTTACTACTTATATCGGAAAACAATTATGATCAAAGTTCAGTTGTTGAAAAATTAAAGTCAATATCTATTTATCATCTTTTTGTTATATCAGGCTTTCACATCACTTTAATTAGTAAATTACTTAAAAAAATACTCACTTTTATAAAACTAGATTTTTTTTATAGTCTTTTTATTTGAATCTTATTTGTTTTATTTTACTTACTCATTTTAAACTTTGCTATTTCTGCACTTAGGGCATTTATTTTTCTTTTATTTTTAGAAATAAACGGAAAATTGTTAAAAAATAAATTCTCAAAAATAGAAATTTTACTTTTTACAGCTTTATTATTTATATTTGTAAATTTTTATATCATATTTTCCTTCTCTTTTATTTTAACTTTTTTGATAACTTTGAACATTTTATATATACTAGAGTTTAATATAAAATCAAAATTATTAAATACCTTTTTTATAAGTTTTACTTCTAGCTTTTTGAGTTATTTTATTTTAAATCTAACTAAAAAATACGATTACAATGTTTTATCAACTTTTAATTCCATTATTTTCTCATGAATAGTTTCTTTATTTTATGCTATTTCAATTTTTTTAATCTTTTGAAAAGATTTTTTAAATTATTTAAGTTGACTTTTTTTAAAATTAATAGATTATTACATTAACTTCCAAGTTTTTTTGAAAATAAATTTAGATTTTTTATTTTTTTTAAATATAATTTTTATATATTTTGTTAGCTTAGAATCTATAAGAATAAAAATTTTTAATAACTATAAAATTTTTACATATAAGGAGTAA